The genomic stretch GGCGCAGGTGGAGGAAGCGGTACGGCGCGGGCTGCGGTACGCCGACGCCGGAGCCGACTGCGTCTACCCGATCCTCGCGCCGCCGCGGGTCCTGCGGGAACTGGCGGACCGGATCGGGCTGCCGGTCAACGCCATCGCCGTACCGGGCGGCCCGTCCCCGCGTGAACTGGGCGCGGCGGGCGCGTCCCGGGTCACCTTCGGCGGCGGGCTGCACCGGCGGGCGATGGGGGCGGTGCAGGCATTGGCGGAGGAACTGCGTACGGGGTGAGGAGTCGCGTACGGGCCGAGGAGTCGCGTACGGGCCGAGGAGTCGCGTACGGGCCGAGGAGTCGCGTACGGGCTGACGGCCGGGCCGTGACGGCCCGGCCGGAATCACTTCCCTTCTTCCCGATCCGCGACGATCTTGGCCAGCGTCGCGGTGATGTCGGCCTCGGACGCCTCCTTGGTGATGCCGAGGCCGCTCAGCAGTCCCTCGCCGTCCTCCAGCTCCAGCAGCGCGAGCAGGATGTGCTCGGTGCCGACGTAGTTGTGGCCCAGGCGCAGCGCCTCGCGGAACGTGAGCTCCAGCGCCTTCTTGGCCTGCGCGTCGAACGGGATCAGCGCGGGCATCTCCCCGGCCGCGGCCGGCAGCGACTCGGTCACCCGCTGCCGGACGGCATCCAGCGTCACGCCCTGCGCCACGATCGCCCGCGCCGCGAGGCCGTCCGGCTCGGCCAGCAGGCCGAGCACCAGGTGGGCGGTGCCGATCTGGTTGTTGCCCGCGGCGTGGGCCTCGTTCTGCGAGGTCACCACCACGTTGCGGGCGCGTTCCGTGTAGCGGCCGAAGCCCTGGCTGGGGTCGAGGTCGGACGCCTCGCCGGGCGCCTTGGGGACGAACCGCTTCTGGGCCGCCTGCTTGGTGACGCCCATGCTCTTGCCGATGTCCGTCCAGGAGGCGCCGGAGCGGCGGGCCTGATCCACGAAATGGCCGATCAGGTGGTCGGCGACCTCGCCGAGGTGCTCGGCGGCGAGCACCGCGTCGGTGAGCTGGTCCAGCGCGTCCGTGTGGACCTTCTTGATGGCCTCGATCAGCTCGTCGAGGCGGACGGGGTGGGTACTGCGGGTGGGTTCGGTCATGCGTCAACCGTAAGTTGACGCCCGGTCCACCGTCAACCCCGAGTTGACGATCTAGCCTTTACTGGAGCAGTCGCTCTACTATTGTGGTGATGCGTACCGTCAACCCCGAAGAGCACGCCCGCAAACGGGCCCACATCCTCAGCGCCGCGGCCGAGGAGTTCGCCGCGCACGGCGTGGATGGCACGTCCACCGCCCGTATCTGCCGGGCCGCCGGGATCGGCTCCGGCACCCTCTTCCACTACTTCGCGACCAAACGCGACATCT from Streptomyces albofaciens JCM 4342 encodes the following:
- a CDS encoding Clp protease N-terminal domain-containing protein → MTEPTRSTHPVRLDELIEAIKKVHTDALDQLTDAVLAAEHLGEVADHLIGHFVDQARRSGASWTDIGKSMGVTKQAAQKRFVPKAPGEASDLDPSQGFGRYTERARNVVVTSQNEAHAAGNNQIGTAHLVLGLLAEPDGLAARAIVAQGVTLDAVRQRVTESLPAAAGEMPALIPFDAQAKKALELTFREALRLGHNYVGTEHILLALLELEDGEGLLSGLGITKEASEADITATLAKIVADREEGK